The Tubulanus polymorphus chromosome 1, tnTubPoly1.2, whole genome shotgun sequence genome contains a region encoding:
- the LOC141914783 gene encoding centrosomal protein CCDC61-like isoform X4 has translation MASTTDEALVANYMFRGIEYIVTAHVDKPDSLTIEVEDRLTTDHWTGLFDARYVEDLTHKTGNFKQFNIFVDMLETALTKSSDSVSLDLLTYADLDSLRARKSNQVNRSFSSSNKVPTNVGSKRYLILTYTVEFDRIHYPLPLIYQGKPDPRALKETIRHLRSELKCCKREGGSDFKLNELENLGREYDLLRKEKNAIEDELQELQEEMKLSSTKGGSKHRDIRALKTMVKNLEEDLVKEKTKHQRALSKLNSEIKQLLTENEELVASERNLKVRVKSLTNEMAMYKRRVTLSPVPGPRSAGRDPSREKRSASRERTNYERPRSLSRERSSSKDRFGGAPSTYRRERSSSTERQRPHSSLSGRKSRSPSPSPAGCRAPRFDPTAYIKEKERRRKETDLKKGRHVQSGISRSVERQPRPFSTSPGYLCNLRRTFDGASRKPRSRTSSAGSLSDAGSDTSAARKRHT, from the exons ATGGCATCAACTACCGACGAAGCTCTGGTGGCTAATTACATGTTTCGCGGTATAGAGTACATCGTTACAGCACACGTTGACAAACCCGATTCATTAACAATCGAAGTTGAAGATCGCTTGACAACTGATCATTGGACCGGTCTATTCGATGCTCGAT ATGTTGAAGATCTGACTCACAAAACAGGGAATTttaaacaattcaatatattcGTTGACATGCTCGAAACTGCGCTAACAAAG aGTAGTGATTCGGTATCCTTAGATTTACTGACGTATGCTGATTTAGATTCGTTGAGGGCGCGTAAATCAAACCAAGTCAACAGGTCATTTTCATCGTCTAATAAGGTACCGACGAATGTTGGCTCAAAGCGATATTTGATCCTCACTTACACAGTAGAGTTTGATAG AATTCATTATCCTCTACCATTGATCTATCAAGGAAAGCCAGACCCGAGGGCACTTAAAGAAACTATTCGGCATTTACGTTCAGAGTTGAAATGTTGCAAACGTGAG GGTGGATCTGATTTCAAGTTGAACGAATTAGAGAATCTAGGCCGAGA GTATGATCTACTTCGAAAAGAGAAAAATGCAATAGAGGATGAATTGCAGGAATTACAAGAAGAAATGAAACTCTCTTCGACAAAGGGCGGCAGTAAGCACCGCGATATCCGGGCGCTGAAAACTATGGTGAAAAACCTAGAAGAAGATTTGGTGAAAGAGAAAACTAAACATCAACGTGCATTATCGAAACTAAATTCTGAGATTAAGCAGTTATTGACGGAG aatgaagaattGGTCGCTTCGGAGAGAAACCTTAAAGTTCGAGTTAAAAGTCTTACGAATGAAATGGCGATGTATAAAAG aAGAGTAACGCTGTCCCCAGTGCCCGGTCCAAGATCGGCAGGAAGAGATCCGAGTCGCGAAAAGCGATCGGCTTCGAGGGAGCGAACGAACTACGAAAGGCCAAGGTCGCTATCGAGAGAAAGATCATCGAGTAAAGATCGATTTGGTGGTGCTCCATCCACGTACCGTCGGGAAAGAAGTTCCTCGACTGAACGACAGAGACCGCATTCGTCATTATCCGGTCGTAAAAGCCGGTCTCCATCTCCTTCACCGGCTG GTTGTAGAGCTCCTCGTTTTGATCCTACTGCGTATATCAAGGAAAAGGAAAGAAGGCGAAAAGAGACCGACCTTAAAAA AGGAAGGCATGTTCAAAGTGGAATAAGTCGAAGTGTAGAAAGACAGCCGCGTCCATTTTCTACGTCTCCTGGTTATCTTTGCAACTTACGCCGAACATTTGATGGGG CCTCCAGAAAACCAAGATCGAGGACCTCCTCGG CTGGTTCACTGAGTGATGCAGGATCTGATACTTCAGCTGCCAGAAAAAG GCACACATAA
- the LOC141914783 gene encoding centrosomal protein CCDC61-like isoform X2: protein MASTTDEALVANYMFRGIEYIVTAHVDKPDSLTIEVEDRLTTDHWTGLFDARYVEDLTHKTGNFKQFNIFVDMLETALTKSSDSVSLDLLTYADLDSLRARKSNQVNRSFSSSNKVPTNVGSKRYLILTYTVEFDRIHYPLPLIYQGKPDPRALKETIRHLRSELKCCKREGGSDFKLNELENLGREYDLLRKEKNAIEDELQELQEEMKLSSTKGGSKHRDIRALKTMVKNLEEDLVKEKTKHQRALSKLNSEIKQLLTENEELVASERNLKVRVKSLTNEMAMYKRRVTLSPVPGPRSAGRDPSREKRSASRERTNYERPRSLSRERSSSKDRFGGAPSTYRRERSSSTERQRPHSSLSGRKSRSPSPSPAGCRAPRFDPTAYIKEKERRRKETDLKKGRHVQSGISRSVERQPRPFSTSPGYLCNLRRTFDGASRKPRSRTSSAGSLSDAGSDTSAARKRNRKKVLKGRTSTSSYWSSPDVPFKKPPSSKRVKHSTPANVQVLNDVPKSKNKENHRPKHNAGDKLTGNRSMDLSDIEGRLTRLQQFLHSNMPS from the exons ATGGCATCAACTACCGACGAAGCTCTGGTGGCTAATTACATGTTTCGCGGTATAGAGTACATCGTTACAGCACACGTTGACAAACCCGATTCATTAACAATCGAAGTTGAAGATCGCTTGACAACTGATCATTGGACCGGTCTATTCGATGCTCGAT ATGTTGAAGATCTGACTCACAAAACAGGGAATTttaaacaattcaatatattcGTTGACATGCTCGAAACTGCGCTAACAAAG aGTAGTGATTCGGTATCCTTAGATTTACTGACGTATGCTGATTTAGATTCGTTGAGGGCGCGTAAATCAAACCAAGTCAACAGGTCATTTTCATCGTCTAATAAGGTACCGACGAATGTTGGCTCAAAGCGATATTTGATCCTCACTTACACAGTAGAGTTTGATAG AATTCATTATCCTCTACCATTGATCTATCAAGGAAAGCCAGACCCGAGGGCACTTAAAGAAACTATTCGGCATTTACGTTCAGAGTTGAAATGTTGCAAACGTGAG GGTGGATCTGATTTCAAGTTGAACGAATTAGAGAATCTAGGCCGAGA GTATGATCTACTTCGAAAAGAGAAAAATGCAATAGAGGATGAATTGCAGGAATTACAAGAAGAAATGAAACTCTCTTCGACAAAGGGCGGCAGTAAGCACCGCGATATCCGGGCGCTGAAAACTATGGTGAAAAACCTAGAAGAAGATTTGGTGAAAGAGAAAACTAAACATCAACGTGCATTATCGAAACTAAATTCTGAGATTAAGCAGTTATTGACGGAG aatgaagaattGGTCGCTTCGGAGAGAAACCTTAAAGTTCGAGTTAAAAGTCTTACGAATGAAATGGCGATGTATAAAAG aAGAGTAACGCTGTCCCCAGTGCCCGGTCCAAGATCGGCAGGAAGAGATCCGAGTCGCGAAAAGCGATCGGCTTCGAGGGAGCGAACGAACTACGAAAGGCCAAGGTCGCTATCGAGAGAAAGATCATCGAGTAAAGATCGATTTGGTGGTGCTCCATCCACGTACCGTCGGGAAAGAAGTTCCTCGACTGAACGACAGAGACCGCATTCGTCATTATCCGGTCGTAAAAGCCGGTCTCCATCTCCTTCACCGGCTG GTTGTAGAGCTCCTCGTTTTGATCCTACTGCGTATATCAAGGAAAAGGAAAGAAGGCGAAAAGAGACCGACCTTAAAAA AGGAAGGCATGTTCAAAGTGGAATAAGTCGAAGTGTAGAAAGACAGCCGCGTCCATTTTCTACGTCTCCTGGTTATCTTTGCAACTTACGCCGAACATTTGATGGGG CCTCCAGAAAACCAAGATCGAGGACCTCCTCGG CTGGTTCACTGAGTGATGCAGGATCTGATACTTCAGCTGCCAGAAAAAG AAATCGGAAGAAAGTTTTAAAGGGACGTACATCTACATCGTCTTACTGGTCAAGTCCTGATGTG CCGTTCAAGAAGCCTCCAAGCTCCAAGCGTGTCAAACA TAGTACCCCAGCAAACGTACAAGTATTGAATGATGTACcgaaatcaaaaaataaagaaaaccaCCGGCCAAAACACAATGCAG GGGATAAATTGACTGGGAATCGATCAATGGATTTATCAGATATTGAAGGAAGATTGACAAGACTACAGCAATTTCTTCACTCAAATATGCCATCCTAG
- the LOC141914783 gene encoding centrosomal protein CCDC61-like isoform X1 — MASTTDEALVANYMFRGIEYIVTAHVDKPDSLTIEVEDRLTTDHWTGLFDARYVEDLTHKTGNFKQFNIFVDMLETALTKSSDSVSLDLLTYADLDSLRARKSNQVNRSFSSSNKVPTNVGSKRYLILTYTVEFDRIHYPLPLIYQGKPDPRALKETIRHLRSELKCCKREGGSDFKLNELENLGREYDLLRKEKNAIEDELQELQEEMKLSSTKGGSKHRDIRALKTMVKNLEEDLVKEKTKHQRALSKLNSEIKQLLTENEELVASERNLKVRVKSLTNEMAMYKRRVTLSPVPGPRSAGRDPSREKRSASRERTNYERPRSLSRERSSSKDRFGGAPSTYRRERSSSTERQRPHSSLSGRKSRSPSPSPAGCRAPRFDPTAYIKEKERRRKETDLKKGRHVQSGISRSVERQPRPFSTSPGYLCNLRRTFDGAIGHYSSCKENHTSRKPRSRTSSAGSLSDAGSDTSAARKRNRKKVLKGRTSTSSYWSSPDVPFKKPPSSKRVKHSTPANVQVLNDVPKSKNKENHRPKHNAGDKLTGNRSMDLSDIEGRLTRLQQFLHSNMPS, encoded by the exons ATGGCATCAACTACCGACGAAGCTCTGGTGGCTAATTACATGTTTCGCGGTATAGAGTACATCGTTACAGCACACGTTGACAAACCCGATTCATTAACAATCGAAGTTGAAGATCGCTTGACAACTGATCATTGGACCGGTCTATTCGATGCTCGAT ATGTTGAAGATCTGACTCACAAAACAGGGAATTttaaacaattcaatatattcGTTGACATGCTCGAAACTGCGCTAACAAAG aGTAGTGATTCGGTATCCTTAGATTTACTGACGTATGCTGATTTAGATTCGTTGAGGGCGCGTAAATCAAACCAAGTCAACAGGTCATTTTCATCGTCTAATAAGGTACCGACGAATGTTGGCTCAAAGCGATATTTGATCCTCACTTACACAGTAGAGTTTGATAG AATTCATTATCCTCTACCATTGATCTATCAAGGAAAGCCAGACCCGAGGGCACTTAAAGAAACTATTCGGCATTTACGTTCAGAGTTGAAATGTTGCAAACGTGAG GGTGGATCTGATTTCAAGTTGAACGAATTAGAGAATCTAGGCCGAGA GTATGATCTACTTCGAAAAGAGAAAAATGCAATAGAGGATGAATTGCAGGAATTACAAGAAGAAATGAAACTCTCTTCGACAAAGGGCGGCAGTAAGCACCGCGATATCCGGGCGCTGAAAACTATGGTGAAAAACCTAGAAGAAGATTTGGTGAAAGAGAAAACTAAACATCAACGTGCATTATCGAAACTAAATTCTGAGATTAAGCAGTTATTGACGGAG aatgaagaattGGTCGCTTCGGAGAGAAACCTTAAAGTTCGAGTTAAAAGTCTTACGAATGAAATGGCGATGTATAAAAG aAGAGTAACGCTGTCCCCAGTGCCCGGTCCAAGATCGGCAGGAAGAGATCCGAGTCGCGAAAAGCGATCGGCTTCGAGGGAGCGAACGAACTACGAAAGGCCAAGGTCGCTATCGAGAGAAAGATCATCGAGTAAAGATCGATTTGGTGGTGCTCCATCCACGTACCGTCGGGAAAGAAGTTCCTCGACTGAACGACAGAGACCGCATTCGTCATTATCCGGTCGTAAAAGCCGGTCTCCATCTCCTTCACCGGCTG GTTGTAGAGCTCCTCGTTTTGATCCTACTGCGTATATCAAGGAAAAGGAAAGAAGGCGAAAAGAGACCGACCTTAAAAA AGGAAGGCATGTTCAAAGTGGAATAAGTCGAAGTGTAGAAAGACAGCCGCGTCCATTTTCTACGTCTCCTGGTTATCTTTGCAACTTACGCCGAACATTTGATGGGG CAATAGGGCATTACAGTTCATGTAAGGAAAACCACA CCTCCAGAAAACCAAGATCGAGGACCTCCTCGG CTGGTTCACTGAGTGATGCAGGATCTGATACTTCAGCTGCCAGAAAAAG AAATCGGAAGAAAGTTTTAAAGGGACGTACATCTACATCGTCTTACTGGTCAAGTCCTGATGTG CCGTTCAAGAAGCCTCCAAGCTCCAAGCGTGTCAAACA TAGTACCCCAGCAAACGTACAAGTATTGAATGATGTACcgaaatcaaaaaataaagaaaaccaCCGGCCAAAACACAATGCAG GGGATAAATTGACTGGGAATCGATCAATGGATTTATCAGATATTGAAGGAAGATTGACAAGACTACAGCAATTTCTTCACTCAAATATGCCATCCTAG
- the LOC141915234 gene encoding zinc finger protein 862-like has translation MVSTIYTFVQLASTRLQRFKEIAELLETDVLKFKKLYEIRWLSLGRCLVTIIRNYEPLVVFLSQEAADGDPVAQGLYEQLTSYKYCGLLHLLADVVLVTNHLSKIFQFRDVCFNAVRSALNDAKDTLEGFRNIAWTHLAESLRQYELNGAYKNSVIVMNGRNCGLQQQQRQFENLRNQLITDLINNLNRRFPQVDIIDAMKKSLSTGEQQSDTMGCE, from the exons ATGGTGTCTACCATATATACATTTGTTCAGCTGGCATCAACTCGTTTACAGCGCTTCAAAGAGATAGCAGAACTACTAGAGACCGATGTAttgaaattcaagaaattgtATGAGATAAGATGGTTATCGCTTGGAAGATGTCTAGTCACCATCATAAGAAATTATGAACCTCTGGTTGTATTCTTATCTCAAGAAGCTGCAGACGGTGATCCTGTTGCTCAAGGATTGTATGAACAACTAACATCGTATAAATACTGTGGGTTACTCCATCTATTGGCAGATGTTGTATTGGTGACCAACCACTTATCAAAGATTTTTCAGTTTAGGGATGTATGCTTCAATGCTGTCAGATCAGCA CTTAACGATGCCAAAGACACTTTGGAGGGGTTCAGAAATATTGCTTGGACCCATTTAGCAGAATCCCTTAGACAATATGAGTTGAATGGGGCATACAAGAATTCAGTGATAGTGATGAATGGAAGAAATTGCGGACTGCAACAACAGCAAAGacagtttgaaaatttaagGAACCAACTGATAACAGATCTGATTAACAACTTAAATCGCAGATTTCCGCAAGTAGATATCATTGACGCAATGAAG AAAAGCCTATCCACTGGTGAACAACAATCTGATACAATGGGGTGTGAATGA
- the LOC141914783 gene encoding centrosomal protein CCDC61-like isoform X3 — protein MASTTDEALVANYMFRGIEYIVTAHVDKPDSLTIEVEDRLTTDHWTGLFDARYVEDLTHKTGNFKQFNIFVDMLETALTKSSDSVSLDLLTYADLDSLRARKSNQVNRSFSSSNKVPTNVGSKRYLILTYTVEFDRIHYPLPLIYQGKPDPRALKETIRHLRSELKCCKREGGSDFKLNELENLGREYDLLRKEKNAIEDELQELQEEMKLSSTKGGSKHRDIRALKTMVKNLEEDLVKEKTKHQRALSKLNSEIKQLLTENEELVASERNLKVRVKSLTNEMAMYKRRVTLSPVPGPRSAGRDPSREKRSASRERTNYERPRSLSRERSSSKDRFGGAPSTYRRERSSSTERQRPHSSLSGRKSRSPSPSPAGCRAPRFDPTAYIKEKERRRKETDLKKGRHVQSGISRSVERQPRPFSTSPGYLCNLRRTFDGAIGHYSSCKENHTSRKPRSRTSSAGSLSDAGSDTSAARKRHT, from the exons ATGGCATCAACTACCGACGAAGCTCTGGTGGCTAATTACATGTTTCGCGGTATAGAGTACATCGTTACAGCACACGTTGACAAACCCGATTCATTAACAATCGAAGTTGAAGATCGCTTGACAACTGATCATTGGACCGGTCTATTCGATGCTCGAT ATGTTGAAGATCTGACTCACAAAACAGGGAATTttaaacaattcaatatattcGTTGACATGCTCGAAACTGCGCTAACAAAG aGTAGTGATTCGGTATCCTTAGATTTACTGACGTATGCTGATTTAGATTCGTTGAGGGCGCGTAAATCAAACCAAGTCAACAGGTCATTTTCATCGTCTAATAAGGTACCGACGAATGTTGGCTCAAAGCGATATTTGATCCTCACTTACACAGTAGAGTTTGATAG AATTCATTATCCTCTACCATTGATCTATCAAGGAAAGCCAGACCCGAGGGCACTTAAAGAAACTATTCGGCATTTACGTTCAGAGTTGAAATGTTGCAAACGTGAG GGTGGATCTGATTTCAAGTTGAACGAATTAGAGAATCTAGGCCGAGA GTATGATCTACTTCGAAAAGAGAAAAATGCAATAGAGGATGAATTGCAGGAATTACAAGAAGAAATGAAACTCTCTTCGACAAAGGGCGGCAGTAAGCACCGCGATATCCGGGCGCTGAAAACTATGGTGAAAAACCTAGAAGAAGATTTGGTGAAAGAGAAAACTAAACATCAACGTGCATTATCGAAACTAAATTCTGAGATTAAGCAGTTATTGACGGAG aatgaagaattGGTCGCTTCGGAGAGAAACCTTAAAGTTCGAGTTAAAAGTCTTACGAATGAAATGGCGATGTATAAAAG aAGAGTAACGCTGTCCCCAGTGCCCGGTCCAAGATCGGCAGGAAGAGATCCGAGTCGCGAAAAGCGATCGGCTTCGAGGGAGCGAACGAACTACGAAAGGCCAAGGTCGCTATCGAGAGAAAGATCATCGAGTAAAGATCGATTTGGTGGTGCTCCATCCACGTACCGTCGGGAAAGAAGTTCCTCGACTGAACGACAGAGACCGCATTCGTCATTATCCGGTCGTAAAAGCCGGTCTCCATCTCCTTCACCGGCTG GTTGTAGAGCTCCTCGTTTTGATCCTACTGCGTATATCAAGGAAAAGGAAAGAAGGCGAAAAGAGACCGACCTTAAAAA AGGAAGGCATGTTCAAAGTGGAATAAGTCGAAGTGTAGAAAGACAGCCGCGTCCATTTTCTACGTCTCCTGGTTATCTTTGCAACTTACGCCGAACATTTGATGGGG CAATAGGGCATTACAGTTCATGTAAGGAAAACCACA CCTCCAGAAAACCAAGATCGAGGACCTCCTCGG CTGGTTCACTGAGTGATGCAGGATCTGATACTTCAGCTGCCAGAAAAAG GCACACATAA